Sequence from the Natronomonas marina genome:
GTGCGGAGCACGGCGCCGTCCTCCTGACGAACAACGCGAAGGACTTCGAGCCGCTGCACGACCAGTACAATCACGCCGGACTTTTCCTCTACTACGACCAGACGCTACCGGACACCGACCCGGAAGGACTCGCTCGAACCGTCGACGAGGTTTTCAACCAGTACGGAGTCGACGGGGTCGAGAACCAACTCGTCGACCTCGGCCAGTGGTACGAGTGGCTCCACGGGTGAGCGAATCGTGCGCTCCGCGGTTCCGGGCCGTGGAAGGCGGGGAATCGCACCGGCTCGCGCCCGGTCCCTCGTGACGTCCGGCACTGCGAGGAGCGGTAAGGTTTTGTTCCCCCCGGTCGCCGCCCCGATATGGACCGCCCGCTCGTCCTCGCCCTCCCGGTAGCGGCGCTCGCGGCCGTCGTCGTCCCGCTACGCAGTATCGTCGTCTTCGAGGCGGTACGCGAACTGTTCGACCCCTTCACGCTCGCGCTGTTCACGCGGATGCTGTGGTCGCTCGTCGCCGTCGTCGGATTCCCGGCAGTGGGATACGCCTACGGCGAACTGACCGGCGACGGCCCGGCGGTGCCGGTACTCGGCGTCGCAGGGGGTGCTGGCTTCCTCGGCTCTCTCGCCGGGACGCTCGTCCTTCGGTTCGGTGCCGGCGCCTCCGGCGCGGGCTCGCTACCGGTCGAACTCGCGGCAGTGGGCGTCTTTGCGACGCTGGACGCCGCCACCTTCGGCCTGCTCGTCCTCGGCGGGTACGCGCTGTCGGTCCTTGGGGACTGACCGGCGGTGCCCTCGCCCCGGCCAGCTTTTTGTTCGCGCGGTACGACCGTGAGGCATGGACGAGATAACGCTGGGCGTCCCGGAGCCGCTTCTCGACTCCCTCCCGGAGGAGGGCGGTTCGGCCGCTCAGGACATGCAACGGGCCGTCGAGGGCTACAACGAGCGGATAGCCCGACTCCTCGAGGACGCCGACGACGAGGCTGAGGCCGCTTCAGCCGTGCTGGACGTCGTCGAACACTTCGAGACCCGCGGCGAACGATTCGACGAGTTCGTCCCCGAACTCCGGGCGTGGGGGCAGTCGCCCATCTACGCCATCGCCTGGCGCAACCTCTATGCGGATCTCATCGCACAGCTGTACGACCACGAGTGGCTCGCGGCCCGGCTGGACCGCGAGCGGAACTTCCGGCTCGTCGAGGACGGCGTCCGGCTCTCGGACCTATGAGCGGCTCGAAATCCCTGGAACTCCGGTTCTTCGCCACCTTCCGGGAGGCCGTCGGGCAGAAGGAGATCGAACGCGAGTTCGACCCCGACGCGACCATCGGGGACGTCCTGACGGCCATCGAGTCGGAGTTCCCGGAACTGGGGGGCGAACTGCTCGACGAGGCCGACGACATCAGGCCACAGTTGACCGTCCTGAAGAACGGCCGGGAGGTGGTCCACCTCGAGGGGACCGCGACGCCGCTCGAGGACGGCGACCGGGTCAGCGTCTTCCCGCCGGTCGCGGGGGGATGATGCGGCGGACGAAGCAGTTCCGCGGCATCTCGAAGCGACTGGCCGCCAACTACCTCGAGAACCTCGGCGGCGAGCGGGCCGACCCCGAGGGCGACCGCATCGAGGGCGACGGCTGGAGGGCCGACCTCTCGGCGGAGACCGTCGAAGTCGCCGGCTCGATGAAGCTGACCGAGGTGACCGTCGTCTTCGAGGGCGAGGAGCCGGTCCTCGAGGAGCTAATAGAGGACTTCACGCGGAAGGCGATGCGCGCCGGAGGGTAGGATGGCCGGGGGGCCGCTGGACGGCGACGCGCTCGTGCTCGCGGCGGCGAAGGCGTCGGTCTCCGGCGAGCGACTCCCGGACCTCGTCGACCGGGCCCAGGACCTGCTCGGCGGACGGCTGCCGGCGTACGGCCGCCGCTACGAGTGCGCCCACGAGGACGACTCGGCGGCCGTCTTCTTCGTCGAGGAGGGCCACTGGGCCGACCTCGGCGAGGAGATGGGCCTCGACGAGCGAGAGTGGCAGGCGCTGCGGCGCGCCCACACCGAGCACCTCGAGCGTCTCGGCCGCGACGTCGGCCGGCGTCGGGAGTTCAAGACGGCCCTGGAACTCCGGGAGATCGTCGTCATCGGCAAGTAGTCGAGCGTCACCGGCCGCGGCGTCAGCCCAGTTCGGCGAAGACGAACTCGGTGCTGCTGCCCAGCGGGTCGTCCGCCGTCACCGTCTCCAGCGACTCGAACCCCGCCTCCCGCAACTGACGCAGCGTCCGCTCGCGGCCCGGCGCCGAGAAGAACATCGACCCGCCCATCCAGCCCCGCCGGACCGTCTCGAAGCGGCTTCCCGGCAGCGTCATCAGCAGGACGCCACCGTCGGCCAGCACGCGGGCGAACTGGGCGTAGACCTCGGGGTGGCGCGTCCGCTCGACGTGGAAGACCGCGTGGTAGGCGGTGACGGCGTCGGCGACGCCGTCGCGGATGGGGAGCCGGAGCATGTCGGCCTGCAGGAGACGGGCCGACGGGACCGTCTCGGCGGCCAGTTCCAGCCCCCGGCGTGCGAAGTCGACCCCGACGCTTCCAGCGGGCAGGTTCGCCAGCGTCCGGGCGCCGTCGCCACAGCCGACGTCGACGACGAGCGGGTCCGCGGGCAGCCGCTCGCGGAGGTCCTCGAGAAGCGCGGCGTCGCTGCCGTCGGGATTCCGGCGCTCGGCGTACGCCTCCGAGACCCGCTCCCACTGCCGGCGGACGTCCTGGCGGTCCATACGGCTCCGAAGGGTTCGACCCGAAGAAAGCTCCCGGCTCCGGCAACCGAGGCGACCGACTGCGGGCCGCCCCGCCAGGGTCGACGGCTCAGCCAACCGACTCGCCGCTCCGCCAGTGGTCGATAACGTCCCTGAGGAGAGCGGTGTCGGTCGTCCCCGTCCGCCAGTCGTCGACGGCCGTCCGCAGCCCCTCGGAGTCGACGACGCCGTCGCCGTCGGTGTAGTCGGCGACGGTTTCGCCGGCCGTCTCCCCCGGCGGGGTCGACAGCGGGTCGGCGCAGGTGACGTTGCCGACGCAGTCGTCGGCTTCGGGACCGCCCGCCTCTCCCCACCAGTTGCCCGTCGCGTTGCCTTCGATGCGGGCGTCGGTGGCGTTGATCGCCGGTCGCTCGGTGTCGGTCAGCGTGCTGTTGTCGACTCGCCAGGCGCCGGTCGTGGCGTTGGCGAAGACGCCGACACCCTCGGAGGGGAGTTCGCCGGTCGTCTGCGTCCGGATGTCCCGAATCGTCGCGTTCCGCACCGCCCAGTCGCCGCCGGCGCGTTCGGCGAAGACGCCGACGCCGGTCCGGTTCCGTATCGTCGTTCCGGTAATCGTCCAGTCGCCGGTCGAGGCGAACGCGGTCACGGCGAAGAACTGGCCGGGGCCGAACGTCGAGTTCGCCACCGTCCAGTTGCCGGTCGTCGACGTCGCCGAGACGGCGCCCTCGTCGTTGTCCTCGAAGGTGGCGTTCTCGATTCGCCAGTCGCCGCCCGACTCGAAGGCGAACACGCCGGCGTCGCCGCCGTCCCGGACCGTCGTGTCGAGGACGCGCCACGCGCCGGAGGTGTTCTCCGCGTGTATCCCGGGACCGAGGTTGCCCGTGATTCGGCTCCCCTGGACCGTCCAGTCGCCCCGGGAGTTCGACGCGCTCACGCCCGGCGCGTCCGTCTCAACGGTGACATCGCTGACCGTCCAGTTCCCCGCCGAATCCTCGGCGAAGACGCCGTTGGAGTTGGCCTCCCGGATCTCGCTGCCCCGAATCCGCCAGTCGCCGGTCGTCTCGTAGGCGTCGAAGCCGTGTTTGCCGCCGACGGTGGTGACGTTGCGGGCCCGCCAGTCGCCGGCCGCCCCCGACGCGAACACGCCCGCGTGCCCCAGGTCACTGATGTGGAGGTCCGCTATCACCCACGCCGCGTCCCCCTGGGCGCCGCCGATGCCGATGTTGTACCCGACGATGGTGAACCCGCGAATCGTCGGCGCGGCGTCGCTGCTGACGGAGAACTGGAAGGCCGCCTTGTACGGGTTCGCCGTCGCCCCGTCCATCGTCGCGCCGTCCGGGGCGACGATGGTCACGTTCCTGTCGACGACGACCGTCCCGCCGTACGTCCCCGGCCGCACCTCGACGGTGTCGCCGTCGCTGGCGTCATCGACGGCGTCCTGAATCGAGGCGTACTCGGCGTCGCCGTCGTCGTCGACGACGAGGGTCTCGTTGCCGGTCTCCGCCGCTGCGCCGGACCCGACGCCGACCGCGAGGACGCCACAGACGAAAACCAGAACCACGATTCCGATACCCGCCGAACCCACCGCCCCCTGCCGAACCATTCCCGGAAGCGTCGGACGCCCCCGACTAAACCGTACTGGTCGAATCGAGCGCTGTAGGCGACCGGCCCACCGACCCCGGCCGTCCGCCGTCACCGCGACAGGAACGCCACGATGTCCTCGCAGCTCCGCTCGGGGAAGGACGCGTGGGGCCAGTGGGCCGCCCCGGGATACCGGCGGACGGTCACGTCGTCGCCGGCCCGCTGCAGGACCGCCGGAACCGTCGGTCCCAGCGCCGGATCGCGTTCGCCCCACAGCAGGAGCGTCTCGGTCTCCAGGCGGCCGTTCGGCCCCCGCAGGCGCCGCGGTGCCTCGCGGGCGAAGGCCCGGTAGTAGTTCACCATCGCCCCGATTGACCCCTCGCGTTCCCACCCCGACCGGTAGACCGCGACGTCCTCGTCGGTGAACGCCCCCTCGACGGCCGGGGCCTCGCGGAACCCCCGCTCCAGGAGCGCGAAGTCGTCCCGCGACAGCAGCCACTCGGGGACTCGCGGAGTCTGGGCGACGACGACGTACCACGACCGCAGCGCCTGCCGGAGGGAGAACTGCTCGGCGAGCGCCCGGGGATGCGGAGCGTTACAGACGACGAGACGGTCGACGACGCCGGGGTGTTCGAGTGCGGTCTCGATGGCGACGGTGCCGCCCCAGTCGTGGCCGAGGAGGGCGGCCGTGTCGTGACCCTCCAGTTCGAGGAGGCCGCGAACGTCGCCGACGAGGTGTTCGAGGGCGTAGGCGTCGACCCCCGACGGCTTCCCCGAGCGGTCGTAGCCCCGCAGGTCGGGCACGAGGAGGCGGAACCGCTCGGCCAGCGGGTCGAGGTGCCGGCGCCAGGCCCACCAGTTCTCCGGGAAGCCGTGCAGCGCGACGAGCGGCGGCGCCGAGGGGTCGCCGGCGACGACGTAGTGAATCTCGACGCCGTTCGGGGTAGCGAGGCGGTGGGTCAGGCCCCGCCCGTCGGTCCACTCCTCGTCGGGGCCGTTCGGCGCCGTCATGGTCGTCGCTGGGGACGCCAGCGGTTTGAGCGGTCGGGAGTCGCGGCGCTATCGGCGCGGGGCGCTAAAAAACGGGAGGTGCGTCAGTCGTCGGCCGGGGCCGCCGAGTCGCCGGCGGAGACGCCGGTACCGGGACCGACCTCGATGTCGAGTTCGTCGAGTTTCTCGTCCGGGACGACGCCGTCGACCCAGCCGCGTACCTCGTAGTACTCCGCTTTCATCTCGTCGAGTTCGACGAGACTGCCCTCGACGCCGCCCTGGCCGGGCATCGCGCCCTCGCCCTCGACGAACCGGTCCGGCAGGTCGTCGTCGCTGCCGTCGAAGCCGACGAGGTTGTTGTAGTAGCGCTCGAGGTTGTAGATGCGCTCGCCAGCCTTCATCATCTCCTCCTCGCCGAGGTCACGGCCGGTCATGCCGTTGTACTGGAGGACGTACTCCTCGACGCCCTCGGCGAAGGCGTTGAACTTGCAGATGTCGAAACTGTCCGAGACGGCGTGCATGTCCTGGAAGGTGACGGTGAGTTCGCCCTTGCCCTCCCACTCGACGGGGTCGACCTTCTCGGGGATGCCCAGGATTTCGGCTGCGGGCGTGTAGCCGCGCAGGTGGCAGGCCCCACGGTTCGAGGTGGCGTAGGCGATGCCCATCCCCTTCATGCAGCGGGGGTCGTAGGCCGCCATGGACTGGCCCTTCACCGCCAGGGAGTTGTCGTGGGCGTCGAACTCCTCGGCCATGTGGTCGTGGCCCTCCGCGAGGTGGTCGGCCAGTTCCGTCTCGCGGGTGGCGATTTTCGTGAGCATCTCGACCATTTCCTCGGTGTCGCCCCAGTCGATGCCCTCGCCGAGTCCGTCGAGTTTGCCCTCCTCGGTCATCTCCATGGCCATCGCCAGAACGTTGCCGCCGTCGATGGTGTCGATGCCGTGGTCGTTACACCGCTGCAGCATCAGCGCGATTTCGTCGCGCTCGGTGTGCCCGGAGTTCGGCCCGAGCGCCCACGCCGACTCGTACTCGTAGGACTCGGTGCGGACGTTCAGCTCCTCGCCCTTGTGCATCACGTCGACCTCGACCTCCTTCTTGCAGGCGACCGGACAGGAGTGACAGGTCGGTTCGTCGACGAGGATGTTCTCCCGGACGTTCTCGCCGGAGACCTTCTCGGCGTCGAAGTTCTCGTCGCCCCAGCCGTCGTCGCGGGCGTCCTTCGTCGAGGTGTACTTGGCGTTGCGGACCGGCAGCCCGGACATCTCCTCGCTGGCGTTCATCAGGACGTTCGTCCCGTACAGCGAGAGGCCACCCTCGTTGGGCGCGGTGACCTCCGACTCCTGGATGACCTCCATGGCCTGCTGGTGACCCTCCTTGAACGTCTCGGGGTCGGCCGGTTTCTGCATCTTCGTCGAGGACTTGACGACGACCGCCTTGAGGTTCTTCGACCCCATCACACAGCCGGTGCCGCCGCGCCCGGAGGCGCGGTCGTCCTCGTTCATGATGCAGGCGTACTTGACGCCGTTCTCGCCGGCCTCGCCGATGCCCATCACCGAGAGGTTCTTGCCGTACTCGCCGTCGACCTCCTCCTCGAGGGCATCGCGGGTCTCGTGGAAGCCCTGTCCCCACAGGTGGGAGGCGTCCCGGAGTTCGACCTCGCCGTCCTCGACGACGGCGTAGACGGGGTCCTCGGCCTTCCCCTCGAACAGCAGGCCGTCGAAGCCGGCCCACTTGAGACGGGCACCCGACCAGCCGCCGTGGTGGGAGTCGGTGACGGTCCCGGTCAGCGGCGATTTCGTACAGATGGCGATGCGTCCGCTCATCGTCACCTGCGTCCCCGTCAGCGGGCCGTTCATGAACGCCAGCAGGTTGTCGGGCCCCATCGGATCGACGTCGGGTCCCTGGTCGAAGACGTACTTGACGCCGAGACCGCGTGCACCGATATATTTCTCGGCGTCGGAGTGGTCGACCCCCTCGTAGTCGACGCGCCCCTCGGAGAGGTCGACGCGCGCGACGTGGTCGTGGAATCCGCCTAGGTCAGTCATGGTAATGGATAACACTAGCTAGTGGGCCGGAGACGGTGTAATCCTTGCCGGGAGGGAGTAACCGCGAACAGTTACATCGGCGGTCCGCGGCGCCCCCGGCAACGGCCGTTCGCGGCGGTCGGTCCCGGCCCGACGCGTTCAAGTCGGCCGAACCCGACCGACCGCCGTGAACTCGACGCGTCCGGTCGTACCGCGACGCCTGCGCTGGGCGGGTGCGGTGGCCTGTGCGGGCGCCGTCCTCGTCGCCTCCGTCGTTCGGCCGCCGGGAGCGGGCGGGTCGGCGACGCTACTTCTGGGCGTCGCGCTCGACAAGTGGCTCCACGCGGCGGCCTACGCCGCGCTCGCGGCGACACTGGCGTACGCGGCCCTCGCCGCGGGCCGGACGCTGCTCGTCGTTGCGGCCGTCGTCGCCGCCTACGGACTCGGGATCGAGGGCGTCCAGGCGACGCTGCCGTACCGGACGTTCTCGGTCGCAGACGCCGCGGCCAACGCCGTCGGCGCGCTCGTCGGCGTCGCGGCGTGGCGCCTCCTGGCCGTCTCGGGCGTTCGGACCCGGACCGCACGGGACGAAGACGGACGGGGGTGACGCCGGCTCTCGCCCGGTCCCGAGGGTCGTCCCGCTGAGTCGCAAGCGACACGGCTATCCGAATCGGCGGCGTAGCCGCGCCAATGAGTCAGCCGACGCCCGACGGCTACGAACAGGGGCGGGGAATGGACGCCCACAACGAGGTGATGCGCGAGGTCCGGAGTCGCAACGACCGGACCTACGACCCGACCGAACCGACCCGCGTGTGGCTCGACGAGGACAACACCCCCGACGGCGTCCACGACTCGCTGACTATCATCCTCAACACCGGCGGCTGCCGGTGGGCGCGGGCCGGCGGCTGTACGATGTGCGGCTACGTCGCCGAGAGCGTCGACGGCGGCACCGTCGCCCACGAGGACCTGATGACCCAGATCGAGGCCTGCCTCGAACACGAGCGGGAGAACCTCGATGACAAAACGGCGGGGCTGGTCAAGATTTACACCTCGGGGTCGTTCCTCGACGAGCGGGAGATTCCGGCCGAGACGCGGGCGGCCATCGCCGAGACCTTCGCCGACCGTGACCGGATGGTCGTCGAGTCGCTGCCGGACTTCGTCGACCGCGAGAAGATTCGAGACTTCACCGACCGGGGCATCGAGACCGACGTCGCCGTCGGTCTCGAGACGGCGACCGACCGGGTGCGGCACGACGCCGTCAACAAGTACTTCGATTTCGAGGAGTTCGAGGCGGCCTGTACCGAGGCGCGGGCGGCGGGAGCGGGCGTCAAGGCCTACCTCCTGATGAAGCCGCCGTTCCTGGCGGAACCGGACGCCGTCGCGGACATGAAGCGGTCGGTGCGGCGGTGTGCCGGCGTCGACGGCTGTCACACCGTCTCGATGAACCCCTGCAACGTCCAGCGACACACGATGGTCGAGGAACTGTACCACGACGGCGGCTACCGGCCGCCGTGGCTGTGGTCGGTCTGCGAGGTACTGGAGGCCACGGCGGACGTCGACGCCATCGTCGTCTCGGACCCGGTCGGTCACGGCTCCGACCGCGGCCCCCACAACTGCGGCGACTGCGACGACCGCGTCCAGACCGCCATCAAGGACTTCGATCTCCGGCAGGACCCCTCCGTGTTTGGGGAAGTGTCCTGCGAGTGCGAGGCCACCTGGGAGTACGTCATGGCCGAGGAGACGGCGTACAACCAGCCGCTCGTGGAGTAGGACACACGGCGACTCGGCGGCCGGTATCCGGGGGCTCGCGTGGAGGCGCCTTACTCGACGGGCTCGCCGCTCCGCCAGTAGTCGACCACGTCCCGGAGCAACGGCGTGTCGAGGGCACCGGCCCGCCAGTCGTCGACCGCATCGCGCAGGCCGTCGGTCCCGACGACGCCGGTTTCGTTCGCGTAGTCGGTCAACCCGGGTGCGTCGCCGGCCATCGGTCCGACGACCGCCGGCGGCTGGACGTTCGCTGCCACGTATCGGTCGGTCGTGTCGACCGTCGAGTTCGCTATCGGGTTCCACTCGTTTTGCTCATCGTCGAGGCGCCACAGCCGCAGGTCCGCTTCGTCCGCCGCGGGGACGGCCCCCTCCTGGTAGGACACTCGCAGATCGATCCACGCGTCGGATTCGTCGCTCCAGACCGGGACGTCCACGGCGACGTAGGAGCCGGTTCTCACGACCTCGTCGTCCGGCGACACCGCCGGCGTGACCGC
This genomic interval carries:
- a CDS encoding DUF5615 family PIN-like protein is translated as MTGPRILLDEHVGRVFERVLGERRHDVEQAKDRFGEHTSDAELMEWCAEHGAVLLTNNAKDFEPLHDQYNHAGLFLYYDQTLPDTDPEGLARTVDEVFNQYGVDGVENQLVDLGQWYEWLHG
- a CDS encoding ubiquitin-like small modifier protein 1, yielding MSGSKSLELRFFATFREAVGQKEIEREFDPDATIGDVLTAIESEFPELGGELLDEADDIRPQLTVLKNGREVVHLEGTATPLEDGDRVSVFPPVAGG
- a CDS encoding class I SAM-dependent methyltransferase produces the protein MDRQDVRRQWERVSEAYAERRNPDGSDAALLEDLRERLPADPLVVDVGCGDGARTLANLPAGSVGVDFARRGLELAAETVPSARLLQADMLRLPIRDGVADAVTAYHAVFHVERTRHPEVYAQFARVLADGGVLLMTLPGSRFETVRRGWMGGSMFFSAPGRERTLRQLREAGFESLETVTADDPLGSSTEFVFAELG
- a CDS encoding right-handed parallel beta-helix repeat-containing protein, which encodes MVRQGAVGSAGIGIVVLVFVCGVLAVGVGSGAAAETGNETLVVDDDGDAEYASIQDAVDDASDGDTVEVRPGTYGGTVVVDRNVTIVAPDGATMDGATANPYKAAFQFSVSSDAAPTIRGFTIVGYNIGIGGAQGDAAWVIADLHISDLGHAGVFASGAAGDWRARNVTTVGGKHGFDAYETTGDWRIRGSEIREANSNGVFAEDSAGNWTVSDVTVETDAPGVSASNSRGDWTVQGSRITGNLGPGIHAENTSGAWRVLDTTVRDGGDAGVFAFESGGDWRIENATFEDNDEGAVSATSTTGNWTVANSTFGPGQFFAVTAFASTGDWTITGTTIRNRTGVGVFAERAGGDWAVRNATIRDIRTQTTGELPSEGVGVFANATTGAWRVDNSTLTDTERPAINATDARIEGNATGNWWGEAGGPEADDCVGNVTCADPLSTPPGETAGETVADYTDGDGVVDSEGLRTAVDDWRTGTTDTALLRDVIDHWRSGESVG
- a CDS encoding alpha/beta fold hydrolase; this encodes MTAPNGPDEEWTDGRGLTHRLATPNGVEIHYVVAGDPSAPPLVALHGFPENWWAWRRHLDPLAERFRLLVPDLRGYDRSGKPSGVDAYALEHLVGDVRGLLELEGHDTAALLGHDWGGTVAIETALEHPGVVDRLVVCNAPHPRALAEQFSLRQALRSWYVVVAQTPRVPEWLLSRDDFALLERGFREAPAVEGAFTDEDVAVYRSGWEREGSIGAMVNYYRAFAREAPRRLRGPNGRLETETLLLWGERDPALGPTVPAVLQRAGDDVTVRRYPGAAHWPHASFPERSCEDIVAFLSR
- a CDS encoding aldehyde ferredoxin oxidoreductase family protein, with the translated sequence MTDLGGFHDHVARVDLSEGRVDYEGVDHSDAEKYIGARGLGVKYVFDQGPDVDPMGPDNLLAFMNGPLTGTQVTMSGRIAICTKSPLTGTVTDSHHGGWSGARLKWAGFDGLLFEGKAEDPVYAVVEDGEVELRDASHLWGQGFHETRDALEEEVDGEYGKNLSVMGIGEAGENGVKYACIMNEDDRASGRGGTGCVMGSKNLKAVVVKSSTKMQKPADPETFKEGHQQAMEVIQESEVTAPNEGGLSLYGTNVLMNASEEMSGLPVRNAKYTSTKDARDDGWGDENFDAEKVSGENVRENILVDEPTCHSCPVACKKEVEVDVMHKGEELNVRTESYEYESAWALGPNSGHTERDEIALMLQRCNDHGIDTIDGGNVLAMAMEMTEEGKLDGLGEGIDWGDTEEMVEMLTKIATRETELADHLAEGHDHMAEEFDAHDNSLAVKGQSMAAYDPRCMKGMGIAYATSNRGACHLRGYTPAAEILGIPEKVDPVEWEGKGELTVTFQDMHAVSDSFDICKFNAFAEGVEEYVLQYNGMTGRDLGEEEMMKAGERIYNLERYYNNLVGFDGSDDDLPDRFVEGEGAMPGQGGVEGSLVELDEMKAEYYEVRGWVDGVVPDEKLDELDIEVGPGTGVSAGDSAAPADD
- a CDS encoding VanZ family protein gives rise to the protein MNSTRPVVPRRLRWAGAVACAGAVLVASVVRPPGAGGSATLLLGVALDKWLHAAAYAALAATLAYAALAAGRTLLVVAAVVAAYGLGIEGVQATLPYRTFSVADAAANAVGALVGVAAWRLLAVSGVRTRTARDEDGRG
- a CDS encoding archaeosine biosynthesis radical SAM protein RaSEA is translated as MSQPTPDGYEQGRGMDAHNEVMREVRSRNDRTYDPTEPTRVWLDEDNTPDGVHDSLTIILNTGGCRWARAGGCTMCGYVAESVDGGTVAHEDLMTQIEACLEHERENLDDKTAGLVKIYTSGSFLDEREIPAETRAAIAETFADRDRMVVESLPDFVDREKIRDFTDRGIETDVAVGLETATDRVRHDAVNKYFDFEEFEAACTEARAAGAGVKAYLLMKPPFLAEPDAVADMKRSVRRCAGVDGCHTVSMNPCNVQRHTMVEELYHDGGYRPPWLWSVCEVLEATADVDAIVVSDPVGHGSDRGPHNCGDCDDRVQTAIKDFDLRQDPSVFGEVSCECEATWEYVMAEETAYNQPLVE